A window of Vigna unguiculata cultivar IT97K-499-35 chromosome 4, ASM411807v1, whole genome shotgun sequence contains these coding sequences:
- the LOC114181231 gene encoding short-chain dehydrogenase TIC 32, chloroplastic-like, which yields MSRRKGSSFSSASTAEQVTEGIDGTALTAIVTGATSGIGAETARVLAMRGVHVIMGVRNLVTAKDVKEEILEEYPSAKVDAMELDLSSMASVRKFASDFISSALPLNILINNAGIFGTPFMLSEDNIELQFATNHVGHFLLTNLLLDTMKKTTHESKREGRIVIVTSCAHRLSYRGGIRFDKINDESSYRKFCAYAQSKLANVLHANELARRFKEEEVDITVNSVHPGTIITNIDRYYVNPGLAAVLKKFISFAFKNAEQGASTTCYVALHPEVKGLSGEYFADNKMAKVGSRGRDIELAKKLWDFSMNLIK from the exons ATGAGCAGAAGAAAGGGTTCTTCGTTTTCGTCTGCTTCAACTGCTGAACAAGTTACTGAAGGAATCGATGGCACTGCCCTCACTGCTATTGTTACAG GTGCAACGAGTGGTATTGGCGCTGAAACTGCTCGTGTTCTTGCGATGCGTGGTGTTCATGTAATAATGGGGGTTAGAAATTTGGTTACTGCAAAAGATGTTAAAGAAGAAATACTTGAGGAATATCCTTCTGCTAAAGTTGATGCTATGGAATTAGACCTTAGTTCAATGGCATCTGTTCGAAAATTTGCGTCAGACTTCATTTCTTCTGCTCTTccattaaacattctcat aAACAATGCAGGAATATTTGGAACCCCTTTCATGCTGTCTGAGGACAATATTGAACTGCAATTTGCCACCAATCACGTAG GTCATTTTCTTCTAACCAATCTGCTGTTAGATACTATGAAGAAAACAACACATGAAAGtaagagagaaggaagaattgTTATTGTCACATCTTGCGCTCATCGATTATCCTATCGTGGAGGAATCCGTTTCGATAAAATTAATGATGAATCAAG TTATCGGAAATTTTGTGCATATGCTCAGTCAAAGCTTGCCAATGTTTTACATGCCAATGAACTTGCAAGACGTTTTAAG gaagaagaagtagatatTACTGTTAATTCTGTTCATCCAGGAACCATTATCACCAATATTGATCGTTACTACGTTAACCCTG GACTTGCGGCTGTACTTAAGAAGTTTATAAGTTTTGCATTTAAAAATGCTGAACAG GGAGCATCAACAACATGTTACGTAGCATTGCACCCTGAAGTTAAGGGACTTAGTGGAGAGTATTTTGCAGATAATAAAATGGCCAAAGTAGGGTCAAGAGGAAGGGATATTGAGTTGGCTAAGAAACTTTGGGATTTCAGTATGAATTTGATCAAGTGA